In the genome of Rhineura floridana isolate rRhiFlo1 chromosome 10, rRhiFlo1.hap2, whole genome shotgun sequence, the window TaatagagaggaggatggggactaaACTAGTATTAGTTGACTCTGTCTCTCATTggccctggctccacctactctgggctccctgccttccaccccacctgtCCCAATGGCCACCTCTAGGAAGAATTAGATCAAAGGGGCTTGAGTCACAGGAGgatagattttgactgaacattaggagaaattgtttgccatTTAGGTTTGACTGTGGCACCTTGCTCTGAGGTCTCCAAGCAGCCATCTGCCTGGGGATGCTTTAGCTCTGGATATCCTCCATGATGGAATAGGGGATTGGACTACAAGACTCAATGCTTTTCTCTGTGGACTTAGGTTCAGGGTGTCAGACTgtagaaaagatagcaaagaaaggAAACGATCACGTATGGCCTTCTGAGCTCCATGCAGAGATGTTGCTGTCAGATTTCCCTGTAAAACCTgtgaatatacatatatttattggggggggggtcttgaaTTTCATTGTTGTAATTTTGGAAGAACATTGTGCAGGAGGTGCACCTCAGTTTCTCTGGGGCTCCTATTTTCTAACCTTGAGATGCCTCTACAGGGTAATTCGCTCGTTATCATGATTCTAGAAGATCTCCCAAGACAATTAACAGTTCCATGTAACTGTCCTCCATGCTCACCATTGACAGCAAGACAATTCCCCCCCCTTCGATAGTTTTGAGGTGGTGTAGGCCTATCGTAAGTCCAACGCACGAAATAGTTTCTCGTCTTCTGTGGTCACCTGAAGTCCCTAGAGGACATCCCTTCCTTTTTATCCTTTTGGGTCATTTGGGCAGAATTTCGATCAATCAGCAGCTGGGAAAACAATCTTACCGGCAACACGTGTATCCTGCAGAACATGTGGGGCCATGCGGATTTCCTTGCATCTAGGGTGGAGCTTTGCGGGTTCCTTTGAAAAACCCACCTGTACGGTTTGATTTTGGTTTTTTGCAAAAGGGATATGGTGGGTGATATGTGCTTTGCATTCAGTTCTATATTCTAAACTGtgcagttcacacacacacacacacacccatatgaACAATGGGATCCCTGTCTTAAAAACAAGCAGGGTTTTCTCGCTGAACTCAGCTCAGGCTTTTCTGTAATGGAGACAAACTTTCTTCTTGTGCTCAAATATTTGGGACAGCGAACCTTTTTTCTGCGTATTCAAAACTAAGGGAATATCATGTAAAAATATCATTGTAGATCTTGATTctggttaattttttttaaaagagagagagagaaggaggatcAACAAAGCGTTTAGAAAGATGCAAACTTTTCTTTTGCTGCAATGACCTGAAATATTAAATACCCACACATTTGTTAGCAGTCGCTTTATGCCGATAGACTTTTCCCCCGAGGATTGCCTCTCAGTTTGGGGGCGGGGGCAGACGGGGAAATAAACAAGCACGCGAATCACCTATTCTGAAAGAAGCATCGAGTGGAAATGCTAGGATCTGGCAAGATAACCGTATAACATTAAATTAGCCATAGAAGGGCAACTAGACACAAGAAAAGGAGAAACGCAAGAAGCCTTGTAGATTTCAGTACCACTCCTTTCGGTGTAAGGCTGCACTTCCACGCATGCTTTCTTAGGAATGTGTCCCTATGAAATCCACAGGAcctcctggaaggaaggaaggccagggtgtgtgtgtgtgcgcgcgtgtttgtgtgtgtgtgatttaagaTAGGACAGCCAAGCAAACAGATTAACTAGACTACTTTTGCgttcaagaaaaaaaaaggctgcCATCGGAATGGGCCTAACAGAATGCCTTCTACCGCCTTTCCCTCAAGACTTTGAGGATCCTtgaacccttcacttcagaaccATTCACATCCACGTGGCTCGTTTTCTAAGCAAATAGAGTTTAGATTCGGGTGCCATCGGAGCAATCCTCAACCCTCTTCCGCTGCAACAAGCCCACTGGGCTGAACAGCAGGAATGCGATGCTGAGGATTACCCCAACCACCCCctttaaattcagttttaaaactgATTCTAAACTCAAGCGAACACtgtatcctgggggggggggtgtttgcGCTGGGATgaatgtgtgtgcgcgcgtgtggaGAGGGGATCTTTCTTCTTTTAACCCTTCCAAGGATTTGTGCATCTGTTGAAAATTAGCTAACGTCCCTGTCCTAAACACGCCCGCCTTTGGAAGTAAGTCCCCGCGGGATTTCCTTACCAGTCAGCAAGCTCAGGCTGCTGCAGCAGCCCACGGAAGAGGACTTGTTTCAGATCTGATCCATATTACTGACATAGCTGAagaagccttcccccccccccgcgtaTGACATCACCCGGCTAGCTGACCCAGTGCCCAAGAACTGGGTCGATCCTTTGCCTGGGCGGGCTAGAGAGACCGGCCAGAGAGGCGCTTAGGAAAAGGGAGCCTAGTGGAAGGGTCATCCTGCTGGCTCGTTAATTTCACTTCCCCGCCTTGAAAAGCTGCAACCAAGGAGGGAAATCGGCGAGCGAGGCCAAGCGATCACGTTGCTGGAGCTATTGCTGCCGCGGCTGGGGACAACCACCCGCCTGCGGCAGCCCGGAACAATAAAACGCCCTCCAGTCaaccaagttcagtccccaacgCACTTAAGCCGGGATGAAAGGCACACCTGGATCCTTCCACGTCATGGACTAGGAAGTAGTAAGTCCCCTCGATATcagtggaattcccttcccagtTAAAGCGGCGTGGCTGACGAACACCCACTCAGTTCACACGCCGATCGCACTGCGGGGCTAAACTGGATTCGATTTACACTAAGTAAAGAAGCACCCTTAGTTGACCGTCGGTTCACATTTGAATCCACGAGCTCCTCAAGACACCGAGCCTTCTCTTAAGCATCTTTTCTCGGAAGGAAGTCCCGTGGATTTCCCTGGGGTTCACTTCCAGAACTTGAGTTTCTTTAGGATCGCAGCCCTACTTTCACCAAGGAAATCTGCAGAGGATCGGGGTGGAAGGGAAATGGGCTGAAGGAGGTTTGTCTTTGCTGGCTTGTTGTGGGGATCCCCAGTTCCCAGTGTGATCCCAAATCCATTGATTTGGAAGAAGGTTGTCCTCTGGAAGTGGCTTGCAATGGCAAGCCAACGATTTCAGCGATCCCAAACTGACTTGCCCTGAAATGTGGGAGCAGGAGCGGCTGGGAAGTCAACCCGACTGAGCTCAATGGGCCCTGCTTTCAAGGAACTGTGTTTAGGATGGGGTGGGAAGTCATTTCTCTTCATCTGAGCAGAACTGGCCGCCGCTGAGGAAGTGTGGTTAAGGTCGCAGCCTCGGAAGGAAACGCTTTGCGGATCTTAGGAGACCATCCGAGAGAATCGGGGTTCTCTAGCAATACTTCACCAtcgctccttttttaaaaaaaggggggggaatactTCTCTACCTCCTACTTCAAACGAGAGGAACCGGAGGATTTGGGAAAGGGGCTCAATTAGATCACGGGCTAACGGTCTGGGAACTgtttgggagggaagggggggaagcgGAAACTTTCCTCTAAACCTCGGCAAAGTCCCTCCTCTCCACGTCAAGCCAATGACACCGCTGCCCCCAAACTTTCCGCCAGCAGGAGCTATAAGAGCGTCCCAGGCTGCAACGTTTGTCCAACTCCCAGCCAGCTCCAAGGAGCCATCGGGAGGGGAGCAGATAGCGCCAGAGAGATTTCCGTCGCcgtctccctcctctctctctctctttctctctccctctctcttctttATCTCCCCCCCCGGCTCCCGATggcctccccccacccacccaattgaggccctcccccccaaagcccccacccctccccacacGCCCTGGTcgtcgtcctcctcctcccccattttcGCAGGCCAAGGATCCAGCCAGGGGGAGCTGGCTGGTTAggcatctcctccccccctctcccctcctccctcgccCCCTCAAAAGGGCCGCTCAGCGCGCTGCGGGTTGGCCCCCGAGATGATGCAGCAGGACGAGTCGAACTCTCCAGTCTCGCCCGCCGACGACAGCCTGAGCAACAGCGAGGAGGAGCCCGaccggcagcagcagcttcagggTGCTGGGAAGCGAGGGGGACGCAAGAGGCGATCGAGTCGCAGGAGCGCCACCGGGgccggtggtggtggaggaggaggaggcgcagGAGGAGGCGCCGGCGGGGGGATCGGATCGGCGGAGGAGCCGTGCAGCCCGGCGCAAGGCAAGCGAGGCAAGAAATCCGGCgggagcggcggcggcggcagcagcagcggcggcggcagcccgCAGTCCTACGAGGAGCTCCAGACTCAGCGGGTGATGGCCAACGTCCGGGAGCGGCAGCGCACCCAGTCGCTGAACGAAGCCTTTGCGGCGCTGCGCAAAATCATCCCGACCCTGCCGTCGGACAAGCTGAGCAAGATCCAGACGCTCAAACTGGCCGCCCGCTACATCGACTTCCTCTACCAGGTCCTGCAGAGCGACGAACTCGACTCCAAGATGGCCAGCTGCAGCTATGTGGCCCACGAGCGCCTCAGCTACGCCTTCTCGGTCTGGCGCATGGAAGGAGCCTGGTCCATGTCTGCCTCTCACTAGCGACCCGCTCCGCCCGGCCCGGCCGGAGACCGAGGTAAGGGGGAAGGCACCGGAGCGggtgagaagagagagagagagagagagagagaagcgggTAGAGAATCTGGGGAGGCCCGAGGTCATACTTGGCCTTGCAGCAGGCCCGATGGAGGAGCCTAGCTCTCGAGGAAGCCCCTTCGGActtcctggctggctggctggctggctagcggGCGCTTCTGATCTCCAGCCTTCCACGAGTGTGGAGGGAGATGCCTTGCACATGATCTCGGGTCTCCGGACACCCCCACCCGGGATCTGAGACGCCGAGCATGGGAAATCCAGTGGGCCCTTCTACTTGGAGGTCAGCCTAGGCTAGGCTTCCGTGGCGG includes:
- the TWIST1 gene encoding twist-related protein 1, translating into MMQQDESNSPVSPADDSLSNSEEEPDRQQQLQGAGKRGGRKRRSSRRSATGAGGGGGGGGAGGGAGGGIGSAEEPCSPAQGKRGKKSGGSGGGGSSSGGGSPQSYEELQTQRVMANVRERQRTQSLNEAFAALRKIIPTLPSDKLSKIQTLKLAARYIDFLYQVLQSDELDSKMASCSYVAHERLSYAFSVWRMEGAWSMSASH